One region of Synechococcus elongatus PCC 11801 genomic DNA includes:
- the dusA gene encoding tRNA dihydrouridine(20/20a) synthase DusA — MLTVPELLDRTDVVRSHRLSVAPMLDRTDRHCRYFLRQISRHTLLYTEMIVAQAIQYGDRARLLDYDPQEHPVALQVGGDNPQWLADCARIAEDWGYDEINLNVGCPSDRVQKGQFGACLMARPEQVARCIEAMRSASSIPVTVKHRIGIDDRDSYDELKDFVRVVAESGCDRFSVHARKAWLQGLDPKQNRTIPPLRYDVVYQLKQDFPQLVIEINGGILDLNQATQHLQQVDAVMIGRAIYDNPYLLAEADAQIYADRSAVRSRSEVVMAMLPYIEQQLSQGVRLHSITRHMLQLFHGCPGSRAWKRVLTEQGCKAGARPDVLLAALTQVSELSS; from the coding sequence ATGCTCACGGTGCCGGAACTCCTCGATCGGACAGATGTAGTCCGCAGTCATCGTCTGAGTGTGGCCCCCATGCTCGATCGCACCGATCGCCATTGCCGTTATTTTCTGCGCCAGATCAGTCGCCACACATTGCTCTACACCGAGATGATTGTGGCGCAGGCGATTCAGTACGGCGATCGCGCCCGCCTGTTGGACTACGACCCGCAAGAGCATCCTGTGGCGCTGCAGGTCGGTGGAGACAATCCGCAGTGGCTGGCGGACTGTGCCCGCATTGCTGAAGACTGGGGCTACGACGAAATCAATCTCAACGTTGGTTGTCCGAGCGATCGCGTCCAAAAAGGTCAGTTTGGCGCTTGCTTGATGGCGCGACCGGAACAGGTGGCGCGTTGCATAGAAGCGATGCGATCAGCTTCCTCGATTCCCGTGACAGTCAAGCACCGGATTGGAATTGACGATCGCGACAGTTATGACGAGTTAAAAGACTTTGTCCGGGTTGTGGCTGAGAGTGGTTGCGATCGCTTCAGCGTCCACGCCCGCAAGGCTTGGCTGCAAGGATTAGACCCGAAGCAAAACCGCACAATTCCACCGTTGCGCTACGACGTGGTTTATCAACTCAAGCAGGATTTTCCGCAGTTGGTGATTGAAATCAATGGCGGCATTCTCGACCTCAACCAAGCGACTCAGCACTTACAACAAGTTGATGCCGTGATGATTGGCCGCGCTATCTATGACAATCCCTATTTACTAGCTGAGGCTGATGCCCAAATCTATGCCGATCGTAGTGCAGTGCGATCGCGATCGGAAGTTGTGATGGCAATGCTGCCCTACATCGAACAACAGCTCAGCCAAGGAGTTCGGCTCCACAGCATCACCCGCCACATGCTGCAGCTTTTTCATGGCTGCCCCGGCAGTCGCGCTTGGAAGCGCGTGCTCACGGAGCAAGGCTGCAAAGCGGGTGCGAGGCCAGACGTTTTGTTAGCTGCTCTTACGCAAGTTTCCGAGTTGAGTAGCTGA
- the dnaJ gene encoding molecular chaperone DnaJ yields MAADYYQLLGVARDADKDEIKRAYRRLARKYHPDVNKEPGAEDKFKEINRAYEVLSEPETRARYDQFGEAGVSGAGAAGFQDFGDMGGFADIFETFFSGFGGMGGQQAATRRRGPTRGEDLRLDLKLEFRDAIFGGEKEIRVTHEETCSTCQGSGAKAGTRPQTCTTCGGSGQVRRATRTPFGSFTQVSVCPTCEGSGQMIVDKCDDCGGAGRLRRPKKLKINIPAGVDSGTRLRVANEGDAGMRGGPPGDLYVYLFVSDDTQFRREGINLFSTVSISYLQAILGCSLEVQTVDGPTELIIPPGTQPNAVLTVEGKGVPRLGNPVARGNLLVTIKVEIPTKISAEERELLEKVVQIRGDRAGKGGIEGFFKGVFGG; encoded by the coding sequence ATGGCTGCTGACTACTATCAACTGCTTGGCGTTGCTCGCGACGCAGACAAGGACGAAATTAAGCGTGCTTATCGGCGTTTGGCTCGCAAGTACCATCCAGATGTCAATAAAGAGCCGGGCGCTGAAGACAAATTTAAAGAGATCAACCGCGCCTACGAGGTGCTGTCGGAGCCCGAAACCCGTGCTCGCTACGACCAATTTGGTGAGGCTGGCGTCTCGGGTGCAGGGGCTGCTGGCTTCCAAGACTTTGGCGATATGGGTGGATTCGCCGATATCTTCGAAACCTTCTTTAGTGGTTTCGGTGGCATGGGTGGGCAACAGGCTGCAACCCGTCGCCGGGGACCAACCCGAGGTGAGGATCTACGACTAGATCTCAAGCTCGAATTCCGCGATGCCATCTTTGGCGGCGAAAAAGAAATTCGGGTCACCCACGAAGAGACTTGCAGTACCTGCCAAGGCAGTGGCGCTAAGGCTGGCACTCGGCCCCAAACCTGCACAACCTGTGGTGGCAGTGGCCAAGTGCGTCGTGCCACACGCACCCCTTTCGGGAGTTTTACCCAAGTCTCGGTCTGTCCGACCTGCGAAGGGAGCGGTCAGATGATTGTCGACAAGTGCGACGATTGTGGCGGAGCAGGACGACTGCGGCGACCAAAGAAACTCAAAATTAATATCCCAGCTGGCGTGGATAGCGGCACTCGGCTGCGCGTAGCCAACGAAGGGGATGCGGGGATGCGGGGCGGGCCGCCGGGAGATCTCTATGTCTACCTGTTCGTCAGCGACGATACGCAGTTTCGTCGGGAGGGGATCAATCTCTTTTCGACCGTATCAATCAGCTACCTACAAGCCATTTTGGGCTGCAGTTTGGAAGTGCAAACAGTCGATGGCCCGACTGAGCTGATCATTCCGCCAGGTACACAACCCAATGCCGTGCTGACCGTCGAAGGCAAAGGCGTTCCTCGTCTCGGCAACCCCGTGGCACGGGGCAACCTATTGGTCACGATTAAGGTTGAAATTCCCACCAAAATTAGCGCCGAAGAGCGCGAGCTGCTGGAGAAAGTGGTGCAAATTCGCGGCGATCGCGCGGGGAAAGGGGGAATCGAAGGCTTCTTTAAGGGAGTATTTGGCGGATGA
- the grpE gene encoding nucleotide exchange factor GrpE, giving the protein MSEHQTPPEEELIVASEDTAEAAPEPDVTAAPQQEAAELAAQLALVTAEHDRLKAELDEQNSSYLRLAADFDNFRRRSIKEREELELQSKRVTITELLPVIDNFERARAQLKPQGEEAEAIHKSYQGLYKQLVDCLKRIGVSPMRAEGQPFDPAYHDAVLREESTDHPDGTVLEELQRGYLLGDLVLRHALVKVSIAGEGNSDSAAE; this is encoded by the coding sequence ATGAGCGAACATCAGACCCCTCCTGAGGAAGAGCTGATTGTGGCCAGTGAAGACACAGCAGAAGCAGCTCCCGAGCCTGATGTCACAGCTGCTCCACAGCAGGAGGCAGCAGAACTCGCTGCGCAACTGGCTCTGGTAACTGCGGAACACGATCGCCTCAAGGCCGAGCTCGATGAGCAAAATAGCTCGTATCTACGGCTGGCTGCCGATTTTGATAACTTCCGGCGCCGATCGATAAAGGAACGCGAAGAGCTAGAGCTGCAAAGCAAGCGGGTCACCATCACTGAATTGCTCCCCGTCATCGACAATTTTGAACGGGCGCGGGCTCAGCTCAAACCCCAGGGAGAAGAAGCAGAAGCAATTCACAAAAGTTATCAAGGCCTTTACAAGCAGTTGGTTGATTGCTTAAAGCGGATTGGTGTCTCGCCGATGCGCGCCGAGGGTCAGCCCTTTGACCCGGCTTACCACGACGCAGTGCTGCGGGAAGAGTCGACTGATCATCCCGATGGCACGGTGTTGGAGGAACTCCAGCGGGGCTACCTACTGGGGGATTTAGTCCTGAGACATGCACTCGTCAAGGTTTCGATCGCTGGGGAGGGGAATTCTGATTCAGCGGCGGAATAA
- the dnaK gene encoding molecular chaperone DnaK: protein MGKVIGIDLGTTNSCVAVLEGGKPIIVTNREGDRTTPSIVAVGRKGDRIVGRMAKRQAVTNAENTVYSIKRFIGRRWEDTEAERSRVTYTCVPGKDDTVNVMIRDRVCTPQEVSAMVLQKLRQDAEAFLGEPITQAVITVPAYFTDAQRQATKDSGAIAGLEVLRIVNEPTAAALSYGLDKLDENSRILVFDLGGGTLDVSILQLGDGVFEVKATAGNNHLGGDDFDAVIVDWLADNFLKAEGIDLRQDKMAIQRLREASEQAKIDLSTLPTTTINLPFIATATVDGAPEPKHIEVELHREQFEALATHLVQATIEPIKQALKDSHLTLDQIDRILLVGGSSRIPAIQQAVQQFFGGKAPDLTINPDEAIALGAAIQAGVLGGEVQDVLLLDVIPLSLGLETLGGVFTKIIERNTTIPTSRTQVFTTATDGQVMVEVHVLQGERALVKDNKSLGRFQLTGIPPAPRGVPQIELAFDIDADGILNVSARDRGTGRAQGIRITSTGGLTSDEIEAMRRDAELYQEADQINLQLIELRTQFENLRYSFESTLQNNRELLTAEQQEPIETALAELVTNLESATNEAELNQLRQQLDALKQQLYAIGAAAYRQGVTVASVPGQPTFADLIGDAGDDANETVAISPNDAEATVTADYEAIE from the coding sequence ATGGGCAAGGTTATCGGCATCGACCTCGGAACAACCAATAGCTGTGTTGCAGTGCTCGAAGGTGGTAAACCCATCATCGTGACGAACCGAGAGGGCGATCGCACAACCCCCAGTATTGTGGCAGTGGGCCGTAAAGGGGATCGGATTGTTGGCCGAATGGCAAAGCGGCAGGCCGTCACCAATGCTGAAAATACGGTTTACAGCATCAAACGCTTTATCGGACGCCGTTGGGAAGATACTGAAGCCGAACGCAGCCGGGTGACCTACACCTGTGTGCCGGGAAAGGACGACACGGTCAACGTGATGATCCGCGATCGTGTTTGTACGCCCCAGGAAGTCTCGGCCATGGTGCTGCAAAAACTACGCCAAGACGCAGAAGCTTTTCTCGGGGAACCGATCACCCAAGCCGTCATCACAGTTCCCGCCTATTTCACTGATGCTCAGCGTCAAGCCACCAAGGATTCGGGAGCGATCGCGGGCTTAGAAGTCCTGCGAATTGTCAATGAACCGACAGCGGCAGCTCTCTCCTACGGCTTGGATAAGCTTGATGAGAATAGCCGCATTTTGGTGTTTGACTTGGGGGGTGGGACACTCGACGTCTCTATCCTGCAGCTCGGTGACGGGGTTTTTGAAGTTAAAGCAACCGCTGGCAATAATCACCTCGGTGGCGATGATTTCGATGCTGTAATTGTCGATTGGCTTGCCGATAACTTTCTGAAAGCCGAAGGGATTGATCTACGCCAAGACAAAATGGCGATTCAGCGGCTGCGCGAAGCCTCTGAACAAGCCAAAATTGATCTGTCGACCCTGCCAACAACAACCATCAATCTGCCCTTTATCGCGACAGCAACCGTTGATGGAGCACCAGAGCCTAAGCATATTGAAGTTGAGCTGCATCGCGAGCAATTTGAAGCACTGGCCACCCATCTTGTTCAGGCCACCATCGAGCCGATCAAGCAGGCCCTAAAAGACAGTCATCTGACCCTAGATCAAATCGACCGCATTTTGCTGGTCGGTGGTTCTAGCCGCATTCCGGCTATTCAGCAGGCAGTGCAACAGTTTTTTGGGGGCAAAGCGCCAGATCTGACGATTAACCCCGATGAAGCGATCGCTTTAGGAGCAGCCATTCAAGCAGGCGTCTTGGGCGGCGAAGTCCAAGATGTCTTGCTCTTGGATGTGATCCCGCTTTCCTTGGGGCTAGAAACGCTGGGCGGTGTCTTCACCAAAATCATCGAGCGCAATACCACGATCCCCACTAGTCGCACCCAGGTTTTCACCACAGCAACCGACGGCCAGGTCATGGTGGAGGTTCATGTCCTGCAAGGGGAGCGGGCACTGGTTAAAGATAACAAGAGCTTGGGGCGCTTTCAGTTGACAGGGATTCCTCCTGCGCCACGGGGTGTTCCCCAAATCGAGTTGGCTTTTGATATTGATGCCGACGGTATTCTCAATGTCTCGGCTCGCGATCGCGGGACGGGACGGGCACAGGGGATTCGCATCACCAGTACCGGCGGTCTAACATCCGATGAAATTGAGGCGATGCGTCGTGATGCCGAACTCTATCAAGAAGCAGATCAAATCAACCTGCAATTAATTGAGCTGCGGACTCAATTTGAGAACCTGCGCTACAGCTTTGAATCAACGCTACAGAATAACCGCGAGTTACTGACTGCTGAGCAGCAGGAGCCGATTGAAACTGCGCTTGCAGAATTGGTGACCAATCTCGAGTCTGCGACCAACGAGGCAGAGCTAAATCAGCTGCGCCAACAACTCGATGCCCTCAAACAACAGCTCTATGCGATCGGGGCAGCCGCTTATCGTCAAGGCGTCACAGTTGCCAGTGTGCCTGGGCAACCCACCTTTGCGGATCTCATTGGCGATGCTGGTGACGATGCCAATGAGACCGTAGCCATCAGTCCCAACGACGCTGAAGCAACGGTGACAGCGGATTACGAGGCGATTGAGTAG
- a CDS encoding GspE/PulE family protein, producing the protein MPDQPISPRHALIALNQFSSFGNKLVQAGYVDSEQLQTALVESRRSGQSLPQVISALTGQSLPPELMQQFRRQQLFELKILHGVESLNPEQSQYSEELIHELIADLVPIETCRRHQLLPLERHEAPPRAVIAMVDPNNLDALDELNRLLRPRGYALQRLVITLEDYERLVAGYLDQQVERQQAAQAQQLGDFSEELANLESFDLTEISEQEEDLAKALQEADDAPIVSLANKILLKALTEGASDIHVEPQEEGLRVRLRRDGVLHQEFGMLPKKIQAALISRLKIMANLDIAERRVPQDGRIRRMFQGRKIDFRVNSLPSHFGEKICMRLLDNSATQLGLDQLITDPDALALVRDMGSRPYGLILVTGPTGSGKSTSLYSLLAERNDPAININTAEDPIEYTLPGLTQVQVLREKGMNFASILRAFMRQDPDVILVGETRDLETARTAIEAALTGHLVLTTLHANDAPSAIARLSEMGVEPYLVSGSLIGVVSQRLMRRVCPDCRIPYTPSPEELGRYGLSASQELDVTFYKARTLMADELAQARSQGQVCRTCRGTGYKGRVGVYEVMRVNEVLQVAINQGLPTERLKEIAVEQGMKTLLSYSLELVRQGYTTFEEVDRVTFTDSGVEAELKAKRKIGLTCHTCGAGLQPEWLDCPYCLTPRFGN; encoded by the coding sequence ATGCCAGACCAACCGATTTCCCCCCGCCACGCTCTGATTGCACTCAATCAGTTCTCATCGTTTGGTAACAAGCTGGTCCAAGCAGGCTACGTCGACTCAGAGCAACTGCAGACAGCTTTAGTGGAAAGTCGGCGAAGTGGCCAGTCTCTGCCGCAAGTCATTTCAGCGCTGACTGGTCAGTCCTTACCGCCAGAGCTGATGCAGCAGTTCCGCCGGCAGCAGTTATTCGAGCTGAAGATTCTGCACGGTGTCGAATCCCTGAATCCTGAACAAAGTCAGTATTCCGAAGAGTTAATTCATGAGCTGATTGCAGATCTCGTCCCAATCGAAACCTGCCGTCGACACCAGCTCTTGCCCTTGGAACGACATGAGGCTCCCCCACGGGCGGTAATCGCCATGGTGGACCCTAATAACCTCGATGCACTGGATGAACTTAATCGCCTGTTGCGCCCCAGAGGCTACGCGCTGCAGCGATTGGTGATCACACTGGAAGACTACGAACGACTCGTTGCGGGCTATCTCGATCAACAAGTCGAGCGTCAGCAGGCTGCCCAAGCCCAGCAGTTGGGCGATTTTTCCGAAGAACTCGCCAATCTGGAAAGCTTCGATCTGACAGAAATTTCTGAACAGGAAGAAGATCTTGCCAAGGCGCTCCAGGAAGCAGATGACGCCCCAATCGTCAGCCTTGCAAACAAGATTCTGCTGAAAGCCTTGACTGAAGGTGCCTCGGATATTCACGTAGAACCGCAGGAGGAAGGGCTGCGGGTCAGGCTACGCCGAGATGGGGTGCTACACCAAGAATTTGGAATGCTCCCGAAAAAAATTCAAGCAGCCTTGATTTCCCGCTTGAAGATCATGGCCAATCTTGATATCGCCGAGCGTCGTGTTCCCCAAGACGGCCGAATCCGGCGCATGTTTCAGGGCCGCAAGATTGACTTTCGGGTTAATAGTCTGCCTAGCCATTTCGGCGAAAAAATTTGTATGCGGCTGTTGGACAACTCAGCAACACAGCTGGGTTTAGATCAGTTGATTACCGATCCAGATGCCCTCGCTCTGGTTCGTGACATGGGAAGTCGTCCCTATGGCTTGATTTTGGTGACTGGCCCAACAGGGTCTGGTAAGTCCACAAGCTTGTATTCCTTGTTGGCAGAGCGCAATGATCCCGCCATCAACATCAACACCGCTGAAGATCCAATTGAATACACATTGCCCGGTCTGACCCAAGTGCAGGTGCTCCGAGAGAAGGGCATGAATTTCGCCTCGATCCTGAGGGCTTTTATGCGTCAGGATCCCGATGTGATTCTGGTGGGTGAGACACGAGATTTAGAAACAGCTCGCACAGCGATTGAAGCTGCCTTGACAGGGCACTTGGTCTTGACGACTCTACATGCCAACGATGCGCCCAGCGCGATTGCCCGTCTAAGTGAGATGGGGGTAGAACCTTATCTCGTCTCTGGTTCGCTGATTGGGGTTGTTTCACAACGCTTAATGCGCCGAGTCTGTCCTGATTGCCGCATTCCCTATACGCCCAGCCCAGAAGAACTAGGTCGCTATGGTCTCTCAGCCAGCCAGGAACTTGATGTCACATTTTATAAGGCCAGAACACTAATGGCTGACGAGCTCGCACAGGCGCGATCGCAAGGGCAGGTGTGCAGAACCTGTCGGGGGACAGGCTACAAGGGACGTGTAGGTGTCTATGAGGTGATGCGGGTTAATGAGGTCCTCCAAGTCGCGATTAACCAGGGGCTACCCACAGAACGCCTCAAGGAAATTGCTGTGGAGCAGGGCATGAAGACGCTGCTCTCTTACAGCTTGGAACTGGTTCGCCAGGGTTACACCACCTTTGAAGAAGTCGATCGCGTCACCTTTACCGATTCTGGTGTGGAGGCTGAGCTCAAAGCAAAGCGTAAAATTGGTCTCACTTGCCATACCTGTGGGGCAGGGCTGCAACCGGAATGGCTGGACTGCCCTTATTGCCTAACGCCCCGTTTTGGGAATTAA
- a CDS encoding type IV pilus twitching motility protein PilT encodes MELMIEDLMEKLVEMGGSDLHLSVGLPPYFRISGKLTPIGDEPMGEEQCQRLIFSMLNNTQRKMLEQNWELDCSYGIRGLARFRVNVYKDKGTYAACLRALSAKVPEFNDLGLPQVVREMSEKPRGLILVTGPTGSGKTTTLAAIIDLINRSRAEHIITVEDPIEFVYQPAKSIIHQRQLGEDTKSFANALRAALREDPDIILVGEMRDLETIQLAITAAETGHLVFGTLHTSSAAQTVDRIIDVFPAEKQTQVRVQLSNSLVAVFSQTLVPKRNARPGSFGRVLAQEIMIVTPAVSNLIREGKTAQIYSQIQTGGKLGMQTLEKALADLYKAGEITFEAAASKTSRPDEMQRLIGNVSIAA; translated from the coding sequence ATGGAACTAATGATCGAAGACCTAATGGAAAAGCTCGTGGAGATGGGAGGATCTGACCTCCATCTTTCTGTTGGCTTACCTCCTTATTTTCGAATCAGTGGAAAACTTACCCCCATCGGGGATGAACCAATGGGTGAGGAACAGTGTCAGCGCTTGATCTTCAGTATGTTGAACAACACGCAACGCAAAATGCTGGAGCAAAATTGGGAGCTTGATTGTTCCTATGGGATTCGTGGACTCGCTCGTTTCCGGGTCAATGTTTACAAAGATAAAGGAACCTATGCCGCTTGCTTACGGGCTTTGAGTGCCAAGGTGCCGGAGTTTAACGACCTAGGGCTACCTCAAGTGGTGCGCGAGATGAGCGAAAAACCAAGGGGGCTCATTCTCGTCACTGGCCCTACAGGGTCTGGAAAAACAACAACGTTGGCAGCCATTATTGATTTGATTAATCGCAGCCGTGCTGAACATATCATTACGGTTGAAGACCCCATTGAATTTGTCTATCAACCGGCAAAAAGCATCATTCACCAGCGGCAGCTTGGAGAAGATACGAAGAGTTTTGCTAATGCCCTGCGAGCAGCGCTTCGAGAAGATCCTGACATCATCCTTGTGGGTGAGATGCGAGACTTGGAAACGATTCAGTTAGCTATCACTGCTGCAGAAACTGGTCACCTCGTTTTTGGTACTTTGCACACCAGCTCCGCTGCTCAAACCGTTGACCGGATTATCGATGTCTTTCCTGCTGAAAAACAGACGCAGGTAAGGGTTCAGTTGTCGAATTCACTAGTTGCGGTCTTCAGTCAAACCCTTGTCCCCAAACGCAACGCTCGACCTGGTAGCTTTGGTCGTGTCCTTGCCCAAGAGATCATGATTGTTACACCAGCAGTGTCCAACTTAATTCGCGAAGGAAAAACCGCACAAATTTACTCTCAAATTCAGACGGGCGGAAAACTAGGCATGCAGACCCTAGAGAAAGCTTTGGCTGATCTTTATAAGGCAGGTGAAATCACTTTTGAAGCAGCTGCCTCTAAAACATCTAGGCCCGATGAGATGCAACGGTTGATTGGCAATGTTTCAATTGCTGCCTAG
- a CDS encoding sulfurtransferase TusA family protein, whose amino-acid sequence MSQPDDRLDLRGIVCPINFVRTKLKLEQMPAGSLLEVWLDAGEPVEQVPDSLRLEGYGVELLPPETEQPHRRLWVRSPEQPIA is encoded by the coding sequence ATGAGTCAGCCTGACGATCGACTCGATCTGCGCGGTATTGTCTGCCCGATCAACTTTGTTCGCACCAAGCTGAAGCTAGAACAAATGCCCGCTGGTAGCTTGCTGGAAGTCTGGTTGGATGCAGGCGAACCCGTAGAGCAAGTGCCCGATAGTCTGCGACTAGAAGGCTACGGAGTCGAATTGCTGCCCCCTGAAACGGAACAGCCTCATCGGCGGCTCTGGGTGCGATCGCCGGAGCAACCGATCGCATGA
- a CDS encoding NAD(P)/FAD-dependent oxidoreductase, whose protein sequence is MEDSLQIAIVGGGAAGFFAAIACAEANPQARITIYEAGPEPLSKVRISGGGRCNVTHHCTDPRRLIQAYPRGGRALLGPFSRFQPQDTIAWFESRGVRLKTEADGRMFPVSDRSSSIINCLLDEAERLGIQLRLREPIVGVERQATGFRLQLRQDSVEVDRLLLATGSSPSGYRLATALGHELIPPVPSLFTFTVLDPALRNLAGVSCDRVQASLQVEGDRLSETGPLLVTHWGLSGPVILKLSAFGARLLHQRRYQAELRINWLPDRSPEQVRLDLQATRATTSKRQLGNWRFNDLPQRLWLYLLQRAAIPSDRRWSEVSKKQLTALWQAFTAGTYAIAGKGVFKEEFVTAGGVPLGSLNSKRMESKHCPGLFFAGELLDVDGITGGFNFQNAWTSGWIAGQALADRGH, encoded by the coding sequence ATGGAAGACTCTCTTCAGATTGCCATTGTTGGGGGCGGCGCTGCGGGCTTTTTTGCTGCGATCGCCTGTGCCGAAGCCAATCCTCAGGCCCGAATCACGATTTATGAGGCGGGGCCAGAACCCCTGAGTAAAGTGCGGATCTCAGGTGGCGGACGCTGCAATGTCACGCATCACTGCACCGATCCCCGCCGTCTGATTCAGGCCTATCCTCGCGGCGGCAGAGCGCTATTGGGGCCTTTCAGTCGCTTTCAACCTCAAGACACGATTGCTTGGTTTGAGTCACGGGGCGTTCGCCTGAAAACGGAAGCAGATGGACGAATGTTTCCTGTCAGCGATCGCTCCAGTAGCATCATCAACTGCTTGCTTGATGAGGCGGAACGCTTAGGAATTCAGTTGCGATTAAGAGAGCCAATCGTTGGGGTAGAGCGCCAAGCCACAGGATTTCGACTCCAGCTCCGACAAGACAGCGTAGAAGTCGATCGCCTCTTGTTAGCAACCGGCAGTAGCCCCAGTGGCTATCGGCTGGCGACTGCTCTCGGGCATGAGTTGATTCCACCCGTACCTTCGCTCTTTACCTTTACGGTGCTGGATCCTGCATTGCGAAATCTTGCCGGCGTCAGTTGCGATCGCGTGCAGGCCAGTCTTCAGGTGGAAGGCGATCGCTTATCTGAAACAGGACCCTTATTAGTGACCCATTGGGGGCTGAGTGGCCCCGTCATTCTCAAGCTCTCCGCTTTTGGAGCACGGCTACTGCATCAGCGGCGCTATCAGGCAGAACTGCGGATTAACTGGCTGCCCGATCGCTCACCCGAGCAAGTTCGGCTTGATCTCCAAGCGACACGAGCAACAACTAGCAAGCGTCAGCTGGGTAATTGGCGGTTTAACGACTTACCCCAACGACTTTGGTTGTATCTCCTGCAACGGGCAGCTATTCCGAGCGATCGCCGCTGGAGTGAGGTCTCTAAAAAACAGCTAACAGCCCTTTGGCAGGCGTTCACGGCTGGGACTTATGCGATCGCGGGCAAGGGAGTCTTCAAAGAAGAATTTGTTACAGCTGGCGGTGTCCCACTGGGCAGTCTCAACAGCAAACGCATGGAGAGCAAGCATTGCCCAGGGCTGTTCTTCGCAGGCGAATTGCTCGACGTTGATGGCATCACCGGCGGCTTTAACTTCCAAAATGCTTGGACGAGTGGCTGGATTGCGGGCCAAGCCTTAGCTGATCGCGGGCACTAG
- a CDS encoding type II secretion system F family protein has protein sequence MPTFVAQVRDSHGAVRELRIRSGNVRQARVELRQMGLVIQTIDESVGFSLANLSSFNLEEATSKVTVKDMALFSRQLSSLVDAGVPIVRALGLLTEQTRNPKLRKALRQINLDVQEGLNLSDSMRKFPNIFDGLYVAMIQAGETGGVLDDVLNRLSKLLEDMSRLRNQMKSAMTYPMAVFVIAILVFLGMTIFIIPTFAGIFEDQGAELPGFTLFLLSISETLRTPIFWGLFLVFLFGSIFVFKQYYATPLGCLSVDSMILRLPILGEMIQKAATARFCRTFGSLTRAGVPIMTALEIVRDTAGNQAIAQSIDAARMEVQTGGMMSVALARYRIFPMMALSMITIGEETGELDTMVNKVADFYEDEVEQAVKGLTSLLEPIMIVLVGGIVGSILLAMYLPMFSIFDQIKG, from the coding sequence ATGCCAACTTTTGTTGCTCAAGTTCGTGACAGCCATGGTGCTGTCCGTGAACTGCGCATTCGATCTGGAAACGTTCGTCAAGCGCGTGTTGAGCTGCGCCAGATGGGCTTGGTTATCCAAACCATTGATGAGTCAGTCGGATTCTCTCTCGCTAATCTCAGTAGCTTCAATTTGGAAGAGGCGACAAGTAAAGTTACGGTAAAAGATATGGCTTTGTTTTCTCGCCAGCTATCTTCACTGGTAGACGCAGGTGTTCCGATCGTCAGAGCCTTAGGGCTGCTAACAGAGCAAACCCGTAACCCTAAGCTTAGAAAAGCACTCAGACAGATTAATCTTGATGTCCAAGAAGGTCTGAATCTTTCAGATTCAATGCGTAAGTTCCCTAATATCTTTGATGGTTTATACGTTGCTATGATTCAAGCTGGCGAAACGGGGGGGGTGTTGGATGATGTTTTAAACCGGCTTTCTAAACTACTGGAAGATATGTCTCGGCTTCGCAACCAGATGAAATCGGCGATGACCTATCCAATGGCAGTTTTTGTTATTGCCATTCTTGTTTTTCTAGGTATGACAATTTTTATCATTCCTACATTCGCAGGAATTTTTGAAGATCAAGGTGCAGAGCTTCCAGGCTTTACATTATTTCTATTATCGATTAGTGAGACGTTAAGGACACCAATTTTTTGGGGACTGTTCCTGGTCTTTTTATTTGGTTCTATTTTTGTCTTTAAACAGTATTATGCAACTCCACTTGGGTGTCTCAGTGTAGACAGTATGATTTTGCGTCTGCCTATCTTGGGAGAAATGATTCAGAAGGCAGCAACAGCTCGCTTTTGTCGAACTTTTGGCTCGCTGACACGGGCAGGGGTTCCTATCATGACTGCGCTCGAAATTGTACGAGATACCGCAGGTAATCAAGCGATCGCCCAATCAATTGATGCTGCCCGAATGGAAGTGCAAACTGGTGGGATGATGAGCGTGGCTCTAGCACGCTATCGAATCTTTCCAATGATGGCCTTGAGTATGATTACGATTGGAGAGGAGACGGGTGAGCTAGACACAATGGTCAATAAAGTTGCCGACTTTTATGAAGATGAGGTCGAGCAAGCTGTTAAGGGTCTGACAAGTCTGTTGGAGCCAATTATGATTGTTCTAGTCGGCGGTATTGTTGGCTCAATCTTGCTCGCGATGTATTTGCCAATGTTTAGCATCTTTGATCAGATCAAAGGGTAA